A stretch of the Uranotaenia lowii strain MFRU-FL chromosome 3, ASM2978415v1, whole genome shotgun sequence genome encodes the following:
- the LOC129751508 gene encoding bromodomain-containing protein homolog — MGLDSAMQDYLKSLNKNCPPFQCPKCDKKYKSVIGLQYHLSNYDHDNPSPSTSGVTPSTSSAGAAAGKSDETPMEVDPQTPVKEQPSSDDEKVKEKVAIEEEKSVPASENTRSKNKRGQGETPLRPPNNSRQKSQKKKGLGATPKNKSKPPPPKECLTYLETDGLVKIEFGGKSINLMVEEEFELLGIDEVKASLEEGQELMAVPPPTEPEVSLPQGVFKEIEEYNIADAPPRPNAYIRYIEKSSEELDGEVEYDVDEEDTTWLAIMNEKRAGQNLCPVPVDSLELLMDRLEKESYFQAAVTGQNGAIVDDDAVCCICMDGECQNTNVILFCDMCNLAVHQDCYGVPYIPEGQWLCRRCLQSPSRSVDCVLCPNTGGAFKQTDRGQWAHVVCALWIPEVRFANTVFLEPIDSIETIPPARWRLVCYICKQKGNGACIQCNRSSCYAAFHVTCAQQAGLCMRMDQVRGNDTHPVIVQKTAYCDSHTPLNALGSPESGAEADPREASRERMKKARKMLAMKRTSAPVILIPTIPPNRVEEISSLVNFAKKPQFIQRLIAYWTLKRQHRNGVPLLRRLQSQGQSNSAPPPILPPAAIAGREKSDGSPDTRELYQQLKYWQHLRQDLERARLLCELVRKREKLKLIQIKTVEQAVMTELNPMEGVLHKILDQLDAKDIQEIFKEPVDTEEVADYRDVIKNPMDLGTMRQKLKTGYYTTIEDLEADFTLMINNCLTYNNKETIFYRYGIKMREAGTIIFRTIRKELERAGLLEKHHPPVVVETEDSLAVDIEAELHLLQQEPLSLDVIEKLQQQVTKANGIKHALTRTKKLKALRAEISKVKRFLAKEQEKQEPAVEIPVLETPKKTSTEPAPFSKSPKQQQTPAVSPLKALNSSPSPSGVNRRTAVLFTRKAQAALKKPENPSKEEAAIAETTELLQKTAKKGGRGKRGGSSKTKGSGANAAGPSGLGAGGDGAGFLGLPGPSGTNRRSGEEKKSFDAIPDSFRVYRGGQDREISDSEDSNLSFTGSTCSSCSGFSGSGTDSEFGSSSMDDDQSFCDSEMSTSETEVFPEKPLLEPLKLVWAKCRGYPWYPALIIDPEIPTGFVHNGVPLPAPPTDVLALKANYEEQVFLVLFFDVKRTWQWLPANKLELLGVNKELDQSKLVESRKPTERKAVNKAYQEALHYHSQVSSADGPVGKL, encoded by the exons ATGGGTTTGGATAGTGCCATGCAGGACTACCTTAAGTCCCTGAACAAAAACTGTCCCCCCTTTCAATGTCCCAAGTGTGACAAAAAGTACAAATCGGTCATTGGTTTGCAGTACCACTTGAGCAACTATGACCACGATAATCCGTCACCGTCGACTTCCGGTGTGACACCATCAACTTCGTCGGCTGGTGCTGCTGCCGGGAAGTCTGATGAAACTCCGATGGAAGTTGACCCGCAGACACCGGTAAAGGAACAGCCTTCCTCGGATGATGAAAAAGTGAAGGAGAAGGTTGCTATTGAAGAGGAGAAATCGGTTCCAGCATCGGAGAATACGAGGTCCAAAAACAAAAGAGGTCAAGGGGAAACGCCCCTTCGGCCACCGAATAACAGTCGGCAGAAAAGTCAGAAGAAGAAGGGTCTGGGAGCTACTcccaaaaataaatctaaaccACCTCCGCCGAAGGAATGTTTGACCTATCTGGAAACGGATGGGTTGGTCAAAATTGAGTTTGGTGGCAAGAGCATCAATTTGATGGTGGAGGAAGAGTTTGAACTTCTGGGGATCGATGAGGTGAAAGCCAGTTTGGAAGAGGGCCAGGAACTGATGGCGGTTCCTCCGCCCACTGAACCGGAAGTCAGCTTGCCGCAAGGTGTTTTCAAGGAGATCGAAGAGTACAACATTGCCGATGCACCGCCGAGACCGAACGCGTACATTCGATATATTGAGAAGAGCAGCGAGGAGCTGGACGGGGAGGTGGAGTACGATGTGGACGAAGAGGATACCACCTGGTTGGCAATCATGAATGAAAAACGGGCTGGGCAGAATCTGTGTCCGGTTCCGGTTGACTCGCTGGAACTGCTGATGGATCGACTGGAGAAGGAATCCTATTTTCAG GCTGCAGTTACCGGTCAAAATGGTGCGATTGTAGACGATGATGCCGTTTGCTGCATTTGCATGGACGGAGAATGTCAGAACACCaatgtaattttgttttgtgacaTGTGTAACCTGGCGGTGCACCAGGATTGTTATGGCGTTCCTTACATCCCGGAAGGTCAATGGCTGTGCCGGCGTTGCCTACAAAGTCCCAGCCGATCGGTGGATTGTGTACTTTGTCCCAATACAGGTGGCGCTTTCAAGCAAACCGACAGAGGCCAATGGGCTCATGTTGTTTGTGCTCTCTGGATTCCGGAAGTGCGATTCGCCAATACGGTGTTTCTGGAACCGATCGACTCGATTGAGACAATTCCTCCAGCTCGATGGAGATTGGTTTGCTACATTTGTAAACAGAAGGGAAACGGAGCATGCATTCAGTGTAATCGGAGCTCGTGCTATGCAGCTTTCCATGTGACATGTGCTCAACAGGCCGGTCTTTGCATGCGTATGGATCAAGTTAGGGGAAACGATACCCATCCTGTAATCGTTCAGAAGACGGCCTATTGCGATTCGCATACGCCGCTTAATGCTCTAGGATCACCTGAATCCGGAGCCGAAGCCGATCCAAGAGAAGCTTCCCGAGAACGGATGAAGAAAGCCCGAAAGATGCTCGCCATGAAGAGAACTTCTGCTCCGGTAATTCTCATTCCGACAATTCCACCGAATCGTGTGGAAGAAATTTCCAGCTTGGTGAACTTTGCCAAGAAGCCTCAGTTCATCCAACGTTTGATTGCCTACTGGACGCTCAAGAGACAACATCGAAACGGAGTTCCCTTGCTAAGACGTCTCCAAAGTCAGGGACAATCAAACAGCGCGCCTCCACCTATTCTCCCTCCGGCAGCAATAGCTGGCAGAGAAAAATCTGACGGCTCCCCCGATACTCGTGAACTCTACCAACAACTGAAATACTGGCAACATCTACGTCAGGACTTGGAACGTGCTCGTCTTCTCTGCGAGTTGGTCCGTAAACGCGAGAAGCTCAAACTGATCCAGATCAAAACCGTTGAACAAGCAGTTATGACCGAACTCAATCCCATGGAAGGAGTCCTTCACAAAATCCTTGACCAACTCGACGCCAAGGATATAcaggaaatttttaaagaacctGTTGATACCGAAGAGGTTGCCGACTATCGGGATGTCATCAAAAACCCCATGGATCTGGGAACCATGCGTCAGAAGCTTAAAACCGGTTACTACACCACCATCGAAGATCTCGAAGCCGATTTCACTCTAATGATCAACAATTGCTTGACCTACAACAACAAGGAAACGATTTTCTATCGTTACGGCATAAAAATGCGCGAAGCTGGTACGATAATTTTCCGTACCATCCGGAAGGAACTGGAGCGAGCTGGGCTGCTCGAAAAGCATCACCCACCGGTTGTGGTGGAAACGGAGGACTCGCTGGCGGTCGACATCGAGGCTGAGCTGCATCTGCTGCAGCAGGAACCGCTCAGTTTGGATGTGATCGAAAAACTGCAGCAGCAAGTCACGAAAGCCAACGGCATAAAGCACGCCTTGACGCGAACCAAGAAACTGAAGGCACTTCGTGCGGAAATTTCCAAAGTTAAGCGATTCCTCGCTAAGGAACAGGAGAAACAGGAACCG GCCGTCGAGATTCCGGTGCTGGAGACgccgaaaaaaacttcaacTGAACCGGCGCCGTTTTCGAAGTCCCCCAAACAGCAGCAAACTCCGGCCGTTAGCCCCCTGAAGGCTCTGAACAGTAGCCCGTCGCCGTCCGGTGTCAACAGAAG AACGGCCGTCCTGTTCACCAGGAAGGCCCAGGCAGCGCTGAAGAAGCCGGAAAACCCTTCCAAGGAGGAAGCCGCTATCGCAGAAACCACCGAGTTGCTGCAGAAAACGGCCAAAAAGGGTGGCCGTGGAAAACGGGGTGGTTCCAGTAAAACCAAAGGTAGCGGCGCCAATGCAGCAGGTCCCAGCGGTCTTGGAGCGGGTGGCGATGGTGCCGGCTTTCTGGGTCTACCGGGTCCCTCGGGAACCAATCGCCGATCGGGCGAGGAGAAGAAATCTTTCGATGCCATCCCCGATAGTTTCCGCGTTTATCGCGGCGGTCAGGATCGGGAAATCTCCGATTCGGAGGACAGTAATCTCAGTTTTACCGGCAGTACCTGCAGTAGCTGTAGCGGGTTCAGTGGCAGCGGAACGGATTCGGAATTCGG AAGCTCCAGCATGGATGACGATCAGTCATTCTGTGACTCGGAAATGTCGACCAGTGAAACGGAGGTATTTCCGGAGAAACCATTGCTAGAGCCACTAAAGTTGGTATGGGCAAAATGTCGAGGCTACCCGTGGTATCCGGCGTTGATAATCGATCCGGAGATTCCGACCGGGTTCGTTCACAATGGAGTTCCGCTACCTGCGCCACCCACTGATGTGCTAGCCTTGAAGGCAAACTACGAAGAACAAGTATTCTTGGTGCTGTTCTTTGACGTGAAGCGAACCTGGCAATGGTTGCCGGCGAACAAGTTGGAGCTCCTCGGAGTCAACAAGGAGCTGGACCAAAGCAAGCTGGTAGAATCGAGGAAGCCCACGGAACGGAAAGCTGTTAACAAAGCCTACCAGGAGGCGTTGCACTATCACAGCCAGGTATCGAGTGCCGACGGGCCTGTTGGGAAGTTGTGA